In the genome of Acidobacteriota bacterium, one region contains:
- the tuf gene encoding elongation factor Tu (EF-Tu; promotes GTP-dependent binding of aminoacyl-tRNA to the A-site of ribosomes during protein biosynthesis; when the tRNA anticodon matches the mRNA codon, GTP hydrolysis results; the inactive EF-Tu-GDP leaves the ribosome and release of GDP is promoted by elongation factor Ts; many prokaryotes have two copies of the gene encoding EF-Tu): protein AGTEMVMPGDNVALTIELITPVAMEKGLRFAIREGGRTVGAGTISEIIT, encoded by the coding sequence CGGCGGGCACGGAGATGGTGATGCCGGGCGACAACGTCGCGCTCACCATCGAGCTGATCACGCCGGTGGCGATGGAGAAGGGCCTGCGCTTCGCTATCCGCGAGGGTGGACGCACCGTGGGCGCGGGAACCATCTCGGAGATCATTACGTAG